A window of Sebastes umbrosus isolate fSebUmb1 chromosome 3, fSebUmb1.pri, whole genome shotgun sequence contains these coding sequences:
- the pdia2 gene encoding protein disulfide-isomerase A2 → MKTHTFLSITLLGLLLWASCTRADDTDAKQAETQEDTSEENSEETPREEEEEVEEAPKKEKTTEIEEEKDVMVLHINNFARALSENQYVLVEFYAPWCGHCQKLEPAYAEAAAKLKEEASTMRLAKVDATEETELSEEFNVMGFPALKLFVNGDRKNPVDYNGKRSAEGVVDWIKRRAGPGPAALDSADSAAQFIDSHNITVVGFFDDLESKAAKAFKEVAMDVTDTEFAVSASPEVFQKYEVKANSVVLFKKFDDGRADFSLSEEGKLDKEKLISFMKENSLELIIPFSQERAEKIFGASVQLHSLLFINSSVESQTTLVDEARTVAREFKGKVLFVVIDVTADISHVLNYFGVSAKDAPTVRLINMETGKKFAIAAGDLTLNSLRELCQEVLGGTAKPYYRSDDIPEDWNKGPVKVLVGKNFDSVALDPTKNVFVEFYAPWCGHCKDLTPIWEQLGEKYADKDDIIIAKMDATTNEVESVSIKGFPTLKYFPAEGKEVVDYTGNRDLETLSKFLDDGGVLPENESVEEEDEDDEIVDDDSDEESNESAEVPTNKTSKDEL, encoded by the exons ATGAAGACGCACAcgtttttgtccataactctGCTGGGCCTGCTGCTGTGGGCCTCCTGCACCCGGGCCGACGACACAGACGCCAAACAGGCAGAAACACAAGAAGACACATCGGAGGAGAACTCAGAAGAGACtccaagagaggaggaggaggaggtcgaAGAGGCAccaaagaaagagaaaacaacggagatagaggaggagaaagatgtGATGGTTCTCCACATCAACAACTTTGCCAGAGCTCTCAGCGAGAACCAGTATGTACTGGTTGAATTCT atgccCCCTGGTGTGGCCACTGTCAAAAGCTGGAGCCTGCTTACGCCGAAGCTGCTGCCAAGTTGAAGGAGGAGGCATCAACGATGCGTTTGGCCAAAGTGGACGCCACAGAGGAGACAGAGCTGTCCGAAGAGTTTAACGTCATGGGCTTCCCCGCTCTGAAGCTGTTCGTAAACGGAGACCGCAAGAATCCTGTGGACTACaatg gtaAGAGGTCAGCAGAGGGAGTAGTCGACTGGATAAAGCGTCGTGCCGGCCCCGGTCCTGCAGCGCTCGACTCTGCAGACTCTGCGGCTCAGTTCATCGACTCCCACAACATCACTGTTGTAGGATTCTTTGAT GATCTGGAAAGCAAGGCCGCCAAGGCGTTCAAGGAGGTTGCTATGGATGTTACGGACACAGAGTTTGCTGTGTCAGCGAGTCCAGAGGTTTTCCAGAAGTATGAAGTAAAAGCCAACTCAGTGGTGCTCTTCAAAAAG tttgacGACGGCAGAGCAGACTTCTCGTTGTCAGAAGAAGGGAAGCTGGACAAAGAAAAGCTGATCAGCTTCATGAAGGAAAACAGCCTGGAGCTGATCATCCCATTCAGCCaggag aggGCAGAGAAGATCTTCGGCGCCAGCGTCCAGCTGCACAGCCTGCTGTTCATCAACTCCTCTGTGGAGAGTCAGACGACGCTGGTGGACGAAGCCAGGACCGTCGCCAGAGAGTTCAAGGGCAAG gTGCTGTTCGTTGTGATTGACGTAACGGCAGACATTTCTCATGTGTTGAATTACTTCGGCGTGTCTGCGAAGGACGCCCCCACCGTGCGTCTCATCAACATGGAAACAGGAAAGAAGTTCGCCATCGCTGCCGGAGATCTCACCTTAAATTCACTGAGAGAGTTGTGCCAGGAAGTTCTTGGTGGCACTGCCAAg CCTTACTATCGGTCTGATGACATCCCAGAGGACTGGAATAAAGGACCAGTCAAAGTCCTGGTGGGGAAGAACTTTGACTCCGTTGCTTTGGACCCGACCAAAAACGTCTTTGTGGAGTTCT atgctCCATGGTGTGGACACTGTAAGGATCTGACTCCCATCTGGGAACAGCTGGGCGAAAAGTATGCAGACAAAGATGACATCATCATAGCCAAGATGGACGCTACGACCAACGAGGTGGAGTCTGTTTCCATTAAGGGATTCCCGACGCTCAAATACTTCCCAGCTGAAGGCAAAGAG GTGGTCGACTACACTGGAAACAGGGATCTGGAGACTTTGTCTAAGTTCCTGGATGATGGAGGAGTGTTACCCGAGAATGAAAGTgttgaggaggaagatgaggatgaCGAGATAGTTGACGACGATAGTGATGAG GAGTCCAATGAGTCTGCAGAGGTACCGACCAACAAAACGTCTAAAGATGAGCTGTGA